The following coding sequences are from one Pigmentibacter sp. JX0631 window:
- a CDS encoding histidine kinase dimerization/phosphoacceptor domain -containing protein, translating into MSSNTFSYCENLKTNNFSCIQEFGIFLAIKKNDFTIVSVSENISFIANLKALDLIGKDLTLFICDKSKEKINKIKSNLEETSVNLNYYVSDISFCFSKNSKTLKECYFYQKDTLIIVEVFNEYNSKENEIITSLVSNFNRSLSLPIYEDDEILAHDICKLVKKITNYDRVYYCHFGEDEHGYVIGEAKNENCDSILHHHFPASDVPFIVRNLYLRNRMRIIPNADYKEVKIIGEIEQFNLDLSLVRTIGKTHIQYIKNMGISSSASFSVTNGNRLAGLIGCHNYTPKEISLYIMNKLSNLIEHISTKIEINTLKKNSIYRDEILKEFINHFVNCSCHLENMDESHFLGLQNAVKFDYIVFGNKNKIILSKQLENIVPETEIKKLINELNKGKIFITNEVRKYNNFFNGIANFSGVMLFNVEDKFGDFIMFVRKEQIETLKWSGNPNDYNESNGQIGPRKSFETWYQEVKNKSEVWNKSDKFYFDKIKSLISEERSKYLSNLEINNQNLQEKNKQIEVLLSEVHHRVKNNLSILNALFDWKIREAKNSEVTSTLKEMKSRVSSISLLHESLYQENNYGVMDLKKYIQNLSIFTKSIYKDTNNLDIKIKIPTNTKIPLQQSLPFGLIVHEFITNSIKYAFKSIEKPLITIEWNESDKNVLFSLSDNGIGCEDLLKDGRKSIGIELIKMLIKQLDGLLEWNGENGVKIDINFSKRKCSWLEMKL; encoded by the coding sequence ATGAGTTCAAATACTTTTAGTTATTGTGAAAATCTTAAAACCAATAATTTTTCATGTATCCAAGAATTTGGAATCTTCCTTGCAATCAAAAAAAATGATTTTACAATTGTTTCTGTTTCAGAAAATATTTCATTCATTGCTAATTTAAAAGCTTTAGATTTAATTGGAAAAGATCTAACACTTTTTATTTGTGATAAGAGTAAGGAAAAAATTAACAAAATAAAGTCCAATTTAGAAGAAACTAGTGTTAATTTAAATTACTACGTTTCAGATATTTCTTTTTGTTTCTCTAAAAATTCAAAAACATTAAAAGAATGTTATTTTTATCAAAAAGATACTTTAATTATTGTAGAAGTCTTTAATGAATATAATTCAAAAGAAAATGAAATTATAACTAGTCTAGTATCAAATTTTAATAGATCATTGTCACTTCCAATTTATGAAGATGATGAGATACTAGCGCATGATATCTGCAAACTTGTTAAAAAGATTACAAATTATGATAGAGTCTATTATTGCCACTTTGGGGAAGATGAACACGGATATGTTATTGGAGAAGCAAAAAATGAGAATTGTGACTCAATTCTTCATCATCACTTTCCTGCATCTGATGTTCCATTTATAGTCAGAAACTTATATCTCAGAAATAGGATGAGAATTATCCCAAATGCCGACTATAAAGAAGTAAAAATTATTGGTGAAATTGAACAATTTAATTTAGATCTTTCATTAGTGCGTACAATTGGTAAGACCCATATTCAATATATTAAAAATATGGGTATTTCATCTTCAGCATCATTTAGTGTTACCAATGGAAATAGATTAGCTGGACTTATAGGATGCCATAATTATACACCGAAAGAAATATCTTTGTATATTATGAATAAGTTAAGTAATTTAATAGAACATATTTCTACGAAAATAGAAATTAATACTCTGAAAAAAAATAGTATTTACCGAGACGAAATTTTGAAAGAATTTATTAATCATTTTGTAAATTGTAGTTGCCATTTAGAAAATATGGATGAATCGCATTTTTTGGGATTACAAAATGCAGTAAAATTTGATTACATAGTTTTTGGAAATAAAAATAAGATTATACTATCTAAACAATTAGAAAATATAGTACCAGAAACTGAAATAAAAAAATTAATTAATGAATTAAATAAAGGAAAGATATTTATTACTAATGAAGTAAGAAAGTATAATAATTTTTTTAATGGTATAGCAAATTTTTCTGGGGTAATGCTTTTTAATGTAGAAGATAAATTTGGTGATTTTATTATGTTTGTAAGAAAGGAACAGATAGAAACTTTAAAATGGAGTGGCAATCCAAATGACTACAATGAATCTAATGGTCAAATAGGACCTAGGAAATCTTTTGAAACATGGTATCAAGAAGTTAAAAATAAAAGTGAGGTTTGGAATAAGTCAGATAAATTTTATTTTGATAAAATAAAATCTTTAATTTCTGAAGAAAGATCGAAGTATCTTTCTAATCTGGAAATAAATAATCAAAATCTCCAAGAAAAAAATAAACAGATTGAGGTTTTATTAAGTGAGGTTCATCATAGAGTCAAAAATAATTTATCTATTTTAAATGCACTATTTGATTGGAAAATTAGAGAAGCAAAAAACTCTGAAGTAACTAGCACTTTAAAGGAAATGAAAAGTAGAGTTTCTTCCATAAGTTTACTGCATGAATCACTATATCAAGAAAATAACTATGGTGTGATGGATTTAAAAAAATATATTCAAAACTTATCTATATTTACTAAAAGTATATACAAAGATACAAATAATCTTGATATTAAAATTAAAATACCAACTAATACGAAAATACCTTTACAACAATCACTTCCATTTGGTCTAATTGTTCATGAATTTATAACCAACTCTATAAAATATGCTTTCAAATCTATAGAGAAGCCACTTATTACTATAGAATGGAATGAATCTGATAAAAATGTTCTTTTTTCTTTAAGTGATAATGGTATTGGTTGTGAAGATTTATTAAAAGATGGAAGAAAATCTATCGGAATAGAATTAATAAAAATGTTAATAAAACAGTTAGATGGATTACTTGAATGGAATGGAGAAAATGGGGTTAAAATTGATATAAATTTTTCTAAAAGGAAATGTTCATGGTTGGAAATGAAACTATAG
- a CDS encoding AI-2E family transporter — MLNSITKKNIFFILSLLGCLLILIPYLIPILIGISLAYLYEPLLEKIILKYELKKQIWKVIISLFLVILTLAAIIAPFLTLISSGFQELSALINSLDTDFKNPNFIKESSDNLSVFLDKFSIHYTSDELLLKGTEVLKKAGTFLVSWFGTAITGTPGMMLKFMIFILTWFFFLLYGKHYRNIILPKLIPWEKERIIIGNSISAVLKALIVANVLVSSLQAILITSSLAFFGIPRFALLGIIAFFSSFIPIIGTAPIMLGAAAWCYFSQERLGASIGIILCSVLISVVDNLMRPLLMKGGVNLNFFWMFLAILGGMSQFGITGAVLGPAFFTLFIAFLKDEENDSNAEMVQQIDENPPNP; from the coding sequence TTGCTTAATTCAATTACTAAAAAAAATATTTTTTTTATATTATCTTTGTTAGGTTGTTTGTTAATTCTAATTCCTTATTTAATTCCTATATTAATAGGAATTTCATTAGCATATTTATATGAACCTCTTTTAGAAAAAATTATTTTAAAATATGAATTAAAAAAACAAATTTGGAAAGTTATTATAAGCTTGTTTTTAGTTATTTTAACTCTTGCTGCAATTATTGCTCCTTTTTTAACTCTTATTTCTTCTGGGTTTCAAGAATTGAGTGCATTAATAAATTCATTGGATACTGATTTTAAAAATCCTAATTTTATAAAAGAATCTTCTGATAATTTAAGTGTTTTTTTAGATAAATTTTCAATTCACTACACTTCAGATGAATTACTACTAAAAGGAACAGAAGTTTTAAAGAAAGCAGGTACTTTTTTAGTTTCATGGTTTGGTACAGCAATTACTGGTACACCTGGAATGATGCTAAAATTTATGATTTTCATTTTAACTTGGTTTTTCTTTTTACTTTATGGCAAACATTATAGAAATATTATCTTACCAAAATTAATCCCTTGGGAAAAAGAACGAATCATCATAGGAAATAGTATATCAGCAGTTTTAAAAGCTTTAATAGTGGCAAATGTTTTAGTTTCTTCTTTACAAGCAATATTAATAACTTCTTCTCTAGCTTTTTTTGGAATTCCAAGATTTGCTTTATTAGGAATTATAGCTTTTTTTTCTTCCTTTATACCTATCATTGGCACAGCTCCAATTATGCTCGGAGCTGCTGCTTGGTGTTATTTTAGCCAAGAACGACTCGGTGCTTCAATTGGTATTATTTTATGTTCTGTTTTAATAAGTGTTGTCGACAATTTAATGCGTCCTTTATTAATGAAAGGAGGTGTAAACTTGAACTTCTTCTGGATGTTTTTAGCTATTCTTGGTGGTATGTCTCAATTTGGAATAACAGGAGCTGTCCTTGGACCTGCTTTTTTCACACTTTTTATTGCGTTCTTAAAGGATGAAGAAAATGATAGTAATGCAGAAATGGTACAACAAATAGATGAAAATCCTCCCAATCCTTGA
- a CDS encoding response regulator, giving the protein MVGNETIAKKKILIVEDETILAKNLEDILTDLNYQVVGIADNSMKAIMQFFMHNPDLILMDIHLKGQDDGIKTAEIILEQKLVPIIFITANQDSATFNRAKLNGAYGYVLKPFQERELQIVIEIAFSQFEDKIKILKLENLISDVERLNAVDTFASGFIHAINTSLTQIFMAYNTLKNEQVLSTNLNVITALNLIDTASNSIKSTVKNYNHLLDSLELDAPVSFSIFEGCKEALDICKYYALSKKVLIKELKGSKQTYIYISRSVLFLSLVNVIKTICDFIQNDSDSWIEINWEENTIKDERIIKISFSGELLDSEMRKNIFNPLSDSSEKIKINKFALVTTKNLLEKCHSDLFFGTDEDINCFAIKVKILQKN; this is encoded by the coding sequence ATGGTTGGAAATGAAACTATAGCGAAGAAAAAAATATTAATTGTGGAAGATGAAACAATACTAGCAAAAAATTTAGAAGATATTTTAACAGATTTAAATTACCAAGTTGTAGGGATTGCGGATAATTCAATGAAAGCTATAATGCAGTTTTTTATGCATAATCCAGATTTAATTCTAATGGACATTCATTTGAAAGGTCAGGATGATGGCATTAAAACAGCAGAAATAATATTAGAACAAAAATTAGTTCCAATCATATTTATAACTGCAAATCAAGATTCAGCGACATTTAATCGAGCAAAACTGAATGGCGCTTATGGATATGTTTTAAAACCTTTTCAAGAAAGAGAATTGCAGATAGTAATTGAAATTGCATTTTCTCAATTTGAGGATAAAATTAAAATATTGAAGTTAGAAAATCTTATTAGTGATGTTGAACGATTAAATGCTGTTGACACTTTTGCATCTGGTTTTATTCATGCTATTAATACGTCATTAACACAAATTTTTATGGCTTATAATACATTAAAAAATGAGCAAGTATTATCAACAAATTTAAACGTAATAACAGCTTTAAATTTAATAGATACCGCTTCTAATTCAATTAAGTCTACCGTAAAAAATTATAACCACTTGTTAGATTCTTTGGAATTAGACGCTCCTGTTAGTTTTTCAATTTTTGAAGGTTGTAAAGAGGCATTGGATATTTGTAAATATTATGCTCTTTCAAAGAAGGTGCTAATAAAAGAACTAAAAGGTTCAAAGCAAACTTATATTTATATATCAAGGTCAGTTTTATTTTTATCGCTTGTTAATGTAATCAAAACAATTTGTGATTTTATTCAAAATGATTCCGATTCATGGATTGAGATTAATTGGGAAGAAAATACTATCAAGGATGAAAGAATAATAAAAATTTCGTTTAGTGGGGAGCTATTAGATTCTGAAATGCGGAAAAATATTTTTAATCCTCTCTCAGATAGTAGTGAGAAAATAAAAATAAATAAATTTGCTTTGGTTACAACAAAAAATTTACTAGAAAAATGTCATAGTGATTTATTTTTTGGAACAGATGAAGATATAAATTGTTTTGCAATTAAGGTAAAAATTCTCCAAAAAAATTAG
- a CDS encoding CRTAC1 family protein: MISKNKKNKILFQDASFVLEDNFPSQYFGVAIFDIDGDNDPEILVANASGSNIIYKYNQESQTFINIAPENFQAKKLATISICVGDFLGNGTPAIYMLHSDTFSGMKTQYDSLFIPIQVSDNKILLKDFLGKKSQLSNPYAGRSVAAVDYNGDGKHAFYVVNYNAPSLFYSYDQEKQQVEELSMQLGIRQFAGGRSVLAQYITNNNALDIFVGNENDPNALFSKQNEKEYVEIASKYELTDKDNHARGVAVADFEGNGRADLVIGTWEGENSIFFQSENGEFENLSPALFCEPRSIRSVIVADFDNDGNEEIFINTNRNKNKMLRYLGNKEWEELDIGALASKQINGTGAAIGDLTGNGFLDIFIAVGDLLPGENKLFLGVPNGNHWLRIQPLTKNGFPALGAKVRLYVKNFKTQTKFICSGSGYLCQMEPVAHFGLGLKEPIIEKIEIIWPGNGADTPPTRIIPGSQIKYNSFIQIPFPKV, translated from the coding sequence ATGATCAGTAAAAATAAGAAAAATAAGATACTTTTTCAAGATGCTTCGTTTGTACTAGAAGATAACTTTCCTTCTCAATACTTTGGAGTAGCTATTTTTGATATAGATGGAGATAATGATCCGGAAATCTTGGTTGCGAATGCTAGCGGAAGTAATATCATTTACAAGTATAATCAAGAATCCCAAACATTTATAAATATAGCCCCTGAAAATTTTCAAGCAAAAAAGCTAGCAACAATTAGTATATGTGTTGGAGATTTTTTAGGTAATGGTACTCCTGCTATCTATATGCTTCATTCTGATACTTTTTCGGGTATGAAAACACAATATGATAGTCTCTTCATTCCTATACAAGTATCAGATAATAAAATACTTTTAAAAGATTTCTTAGGGAAAAAATCACAGTTGAGTAACCCATATGCTGGTCGTAGCGTTGCCGCTGTAGATTATAACGGCGATGGTAAGCATGCATTTTATGTTGTGAATTATAATGCACCAAGCTTATTTTATAGTTATGATCAAGAAAAACAGCAAGTTGAAGAGCTATCCATGCAACTTGGTATCAGACAATTTGCTGGTGGAAGAAGTGTTTTAGCTCAATACATCACTAATAATAATGCATTAGATATTTTTGTAGGAAATGAGAATGACCCTAATGCGCTATTTTCAAAACAAAATGAAAAAGAATATGTTGAAATAGCTTCAAAGTATGAGCTCACAGATAAAGACAACCATGCAAGGGGAGTTGCTGTAGCCGATTTTGAAGGTAATGGAAGGGCAGATCTGGTAATTGGAACTTGGGAAGGTGAAAATTCAATTTTCTTTCAATCAGAAAATGGTGAATTTGAAAATCTTTCTCCAGCTTTATTTTGTGAACCGCGAAGTATTCGAAGTGTTATTGTTGCTGATTTTGATAATGATGGAAATGAAGAAATTTTTATCAATACAAACAGAAATAAAAATAAAATGCTTAGGTATCTTGGAAATAAAGAATGGGAGGAATTAGATATTGGTGCTTTGGCAAGTAAACAGATCAATGGAACAGGTGCTGCAATAGGAGATCTGACTGGTAATGGTTTTTTAGATATTTTTATAGCAGTTGGTGATTTATTGCCTGGGGAAAATAAACTTTTTCTTGGGGTTCCAAATGGAAACCATTGGCTACGAATTCAGCCTCTTACAAAAAATGGTTTTCCTGCTTTAGGAGCTAAAGTCAGATTGTATGTAAAAAATTTCAAAACTCAAACTAAATTTATATGTTCTGGAAGTGGGTATTTATGCCAAATGGAGCCTGTAGCGCATTTTGGTCTTGGATTAAAAGAACCAATTATTGAAAAAATTGAAATTATTTGGCCAGGTAATGGTGCGGATACTCCTCCGACCAGAATCATCCCCGGAAGTCAGATTAAATATAATTCTTTTATTCAAATACCATTTCCAAAGGTTTAA
- a CDS encoding NAD-glutamate dehydrogenase domain-containing protein encodes MTMLKIHSQKWLSEVELLDSDLEPSEFLKPANIEKFFAGITDSNAQGNAKRGILDEISKGLENTVSWFLSQMPPLYLWSTSQNAIMDDILEIVSGKVLAEKQVAERFSASSQTITLIAPGEHSSATVKIASLLYRHHAKNARLFNTLDKKIGLCELYQAPYNNSSTWESKIAQEKLAALKTILANKSKIMVDAFIQSLDKDYVEIATVKQIAIAYEAVNYNIENENTFVNLTTIVDEQTKDARVRVDICLKHFPVNAAMENIIGIFTRYNFQVRRLLANEINMPNNQKFTVLHLIAASPTGEVITDNMKAWGKVLKSLKTLSYVDHGDEFSNLLLGDSPFSLNETNLVRAMANWAHIFLTKQNPYYYSTDRVSKVIANNFNYMEYCIRYFRARFDPRFEGDRKKEAAVFYDYIKAIYSDLNDIVEKNILKEGLNFLSHILKTNYFLISKGGLTFRMDPTILDKQYYPETPYGIFYMIGRNFRAFQVRYRDISRGGMRVVMPRNSGDYENALAGVFDEVNGLASAQQLKNKDIPEGGSKCVMVVRPGGDKNEAVKAAISGLLDLIVTDPKTGVLADGIIDYYGKDEIIYLGPDENLTDDLIVWIIQHALHRKYKYAYAFMSSKPDFGINHKTYGVTSEGVNVYVDNVLRYLGLQNSNFRVKMTGGPDGDVAGNELNILYREYGERCRVIAIGDGFGAAYDPKGLNWQELLRLFKESKSIVEFNPNKLSGDSKAFVIAANSKENTRIRDSLYATAEAEIFIPAGGRPYTVKESNWDKYLLPNGRPSSLAIVEGANIFFTKEARQKIVDSGVVVIKDSSANKAGVSCSSYEIIACLTILPEEFAEIKDIYVKQVLDIIRRNADLEAKLLFREWLKNKNETDLVKLSYEISAEINQAKDILLNKLNELNDEELSAGKFTFVLMKHCPKILVEKYKDRILNRLPRAHKIAILSAHMASHVIYREGLNWLESMETEQIFKVALDYIEAERNIEKMVAELQQSNLSFKEEIVEVLKVAGAKYLASSKA; translated from the coding sequence AACCTGCTAACATAGAGAAATTTTTTGCGGGTATAACGGATTCAAATGCACAAGGAAATGCAAAAAGAGGGATACTAGACGAGATATCGAAAGGTTTAGAAAATACTGTTTCGTGGTTTTTATCGCAAATGCCTCCCCTGTATCTGTGGTCAACCTCGCAAAATGCAATAATGGATGACATACTAGAAATAGTTTCAGGCAAAGTTCTTGCAGAAAAACAAGTTGCAGAAAGATTTTCTGCTTCTTCACAGACAATTACTTTAATCGCTCCCGGCGAACATTCCTCAGCAACAGTAAAAATAGCTTCCCTTTTATATCGTCATCATGCTAAAAATGCTAGATTATTTAACACTTTGGATAAAAAAATTGGTTTATGTGAACTTTACCAAGCTCCTTATAACAATTCTTCTACTTGGGAATCTAAAATAGCCCAAGAAAAACTTGCTGCATTAAAAACAATTTTAGCAAATAAATCCAAAATTATGGTCGACGCCTTTATTCAATCTTTGGACAAGGATTATGTTGAAATAGCAACTGTAAAACAAATAGCTATTGCTTACGAAGCTGTAAATTATAACATTGAAAATGAAAATACGTTTGTAAATTTAACTACTATTGTTGATGAGCAAACAAAAGATGCGCGTGTAAGGGTAGATATCTGCTTAAAGCATTTTCCAGTCAATGCAGCTATGGAAAATATCATTGGTATTTTTACTAGATATAATTTTCAAGTGAGAAGACTTCTTGCTAATGAAATAAATATGCCAAACAATCAAAAATTTACAGTTCTGCATCTGATAGCGGCTAGTCCTACTGGCGAAGTAATTACAGATAATATGAAAGCTTGGGGAAAAGTTTTAAAAAGTTTAAAAACTCTTTCCTATGTTGATCATGGAGATGAATTTTCCAATTTATTATTAGGTGACAGTCCATTCAGTCTTAACGAAACAAACCTTGTAAGGGCAATGGCAAATTGGGCTCATATTTTCTTAACTAAGCAAAACCCTTATTACTATTCAACAGATAGAGTATCAAAAGTCATTGCAAATAATTTTAATTACATGGAATACTGTATCCGTTACTTTAGAGCTAGATTCGATCCTCGCTTTGAAGGAGATAGAAAAAAAGAAGCTGCAGTTTTTTATGATTATATCAAAGCAATATATTCTGATTTAAATGATATTGTTGAAAAAAATATTCTAAAAGAAGGCTTAAACTTTTTATCCCATATTTTAAAAACAAATTATTTTTTAATATCAAAAGGTGGTTTGACCTTTCGTATGGATCCTACCATTTTAGATAAACAATATTATCCAGAAACTCCTTATGGTATTTTTTACATGATAGGCAGAAACTTCAGAGCATTCCAAGTTCGCTATCGTGATATTTCGCGCGGCGGTATGCGCGTTGTTATGCCAAGAAATTCTGGCGATTATGAAAACGCATTGGCAGGTGTTTTTGATGAAGTTAACGGTTTAGCTTCAGCTCAACAACTTAAAAATAAAGATATACCTGAGGGCGGAAGCAAATGTGTGATGGTTGTCCGTCCTGGCGGGGATAAAAATGAAGCAGTAAAAGCAGCTATTTCAGGGTTATTAGACTTAATAGTAACCGATCCTAAAACTGGTGTGCTCGCTGATGGTATTATTGATTACTACGGTAAAGATGAAATTATTTATCTTGGGCCAGATGAAAATTTAACTGATGATCTCATAGTTTGGATCATTCAACATGCATTGCATAGGAAATATAAATACGCTTATGCGTTCATGTCATCAAAACCAGATTTTGGTATAAACCATAAAACTTACGGTGTTACTTCTGAAGGTGTGAATGTCTATGTTGATAATGTGCTTCGTTATTTAGGATTACAAAATTCTAACTTCAGAGTTAAAATGACAGGTGGACCTGATGGGGATGTCGCTGGAAATGAATTGAACATTTTATACCGCGAATATGGTGAACGTTGTCGAGTTATTGCCATAGGTGATGGTTTTGGGGCGGCTTATGATCCGAAAGGATTAAACTGGCAAGAATTGCTTAGATTATTTAAAGAATCAAAATCAATTGTTGAATTTAATCCTAATAAACTTAGCGGAGATTCTAAGGCATTTGTAATCGCAGCAAATTCGAAAGAAAATACAAGAATTAGAGATAGTTTATATGCAACTGCAGAAGCCGAAATTTTTATTCCTGCAGGAGGCAGACCTTATACAGTGAAAGAAAGTAACTGGGATAAATATTTATTACCAAATGGAAGACCTAGTTCTCTTGCGATTGTAGAAGGGGCAAACATTTTCTTTACAAAAGAAGCGAGACAAAAAATTGTTGATAGTGGAGTTGTTGTCATTAAAGACAGTTCTGCTAATAAAGCTGGTGTAAGTTGTTCTTCCTATGAAATAATTGCTTGTTTAACAATTCTTCCAGAAGAATTTGCTGAAATAAAAGATATTTATGTTAAGCAAGTTTTAGACATAATTAGAAGAAATGCAGACTTAGAAGCTAAACTCTTATTCAGAGAGTGGTTAAAAAATAAAAATGAAACAGATTTAGTTAAATTAAGCTATGAAATTTCTGCTGAAATAAATCAAGCAAAAGATATATTATTAAATAAATTAAATGAACTTAATGATGAAGAATTATCTGCTGGTAAGTTTACTTTTGTTTTAATGAAACACTGTCCTAAAATTCTTGTCGAAAAATATAAAGACAGAATTCTAAATAGGTTACCAAGAGCGCACAAAATTGCTATATTGAGTGCACACATGGCAAGCCATGTTATTTATAGAGAAGGACTTAATTGGCTAGAATCAATGGAAACAGAGCAAATTTTTAAAGTAGCTCTTGATTACATTGAAGCAGAACGTAACATTGAGAAAATGGTTGCTGAGTTGCAACAAAGTAACCTATCATTTAAAGAAGAAATAGTTGAAGTATTAAAAGTCGCTGGTGCTAAATACCTCGCATCGAGTAAAGCATAA
- a CDS encoding squalene/phytoene synthase family protein → MDLSTTQKLDIEYQSALNYCFTILPNVSRSFAIGIEFLTGELQNSVLIGYLLCRIIDTIEDDKDLDIALKHKFLQEFPKCFENDSILIEYQYLAKKLTGDKQHTNLLENIDKVFCVFKNLTEDSKIVLKKCVIEMAYGMADFVSRYPNGIRISSVEEYKKYCYYVAGTVGVLLTDLWSIHGRCISKQNLQLLNKNSILFGEALQTVNILKDIVWDAKNENSIYIPESLLRKHGLDHSNFLLPEKEQQSFSAINEMLILANDDVNYSLDYVRKLPLANFRIRFFCIFPLLLAIATLREIRKSENIIFSGKNIKVSRKQVIFIKYYSILASLFNFLLAENVVNKIYFLK, encoded by the coding sequence ATGGATTTGTCGACTACTCAGAAACTAGATATTGAATATCAATCAGCACTAAATTATTGTTTTACTATACTCCCTAATGTTTCAAGATCTTTTGCGATAGGTATTGAATTTTTAACTGGAGAACTTCAAAATTCTGTGCTTATAGGTTATTTGTTGTGTAGAATTATAGATACAATTGAAGATGATAAAGATCTGGATATCGCTTTAAAACATAAATTTTTGCAAGAGTTTCCTAAATGCTTTGAGAATGATTCCATTCTGATTGAGTATCAATATCTCGCAAAAAAACTGACTGGTGATAAACAGCATACAAATTTGCTAGAAAACATTGATAAAGTATTTTGTGTTTTTAAAAATTTAACAGAAGATTCAAAAATTGTTTTAAAAAAATGTGTTATAGAAATGGCCTATGGTATGGCTGATTTTGTTAGCCGTTATCCAAATGGAATAAGAATATCTTCTGTAGAAGAATATAAAAAATATTGTTATTATGTTGCTGGTACTGTTGGTGTTTTATTGACTGACCTTTGGTCTATTCATGGACGTTGTATTTCTAAGCAAAATTTACAATTATTAAATAAAAATTCCATTCTTTTTGGTGAGGCTTTACAAACTGTAAATATATTAAAAGATATAGTTTGGGATGCTAAAAATGAAAATTCAATTTATATCCCAGAAAGTTTATTAAGAAAACATGGTCTTGATCATTCAAACTTTTTGCTTCCAGAAAAAGAACAGCAATCTTTTTCTGCTATAAATGAAATGCTAATTCTTGCTAATGATGATGTTAATTACTCTTTAGATTATGTTCGAAAGTTACCATTAGCTAATTTTCGAATAAGGTTTTTTTGTATTTTTCCTTTGCTTTTAGCTATTGCTACATTGCGCGAAATTCGTAAATCAGAGAATATTATTTTTTCTGGAAAGAATATTAAAGTTTCGAGGAAGCAAGTTATATTTATAAAATACTATTCAATTCTCGCTTCCCTTTTCAATTTTTTATTGGCTGAAAATGTCGTAAATAAAATTTATTTTTTAAAGTAA